From a region of the Teredinibacter turnerae genome:
- a CDS encoding TonB-dependent receptor, with translation MKPYAITPLAAAVAMSISTLSLAEEQALEEVYVTGFKASLKNSLATKQQANGVVDAIYAEDIADFPDNNLAESLQRIPGVAVSRAGGEGRQITVRGLGPAFTRVRINGMEAMSSTGGTDAVGGNNRGRSFDFNTFSSDLFSNLIVRKTNSGEVEEGSLGATVDLRTARPMDFDGFTLSVSAQAGYNDKSEEIDPKLSVLVSHHLTDTFGALFSVSYADRKIIDEGNSTVRWSNAEDFGSYQGDPNAAELEYLNGDDAPFHPRIPRYDSYTHNITRTGAALSLQWQPATNTEFVLDTLYSEHDASRREVFMQGVGNSTSTVANYDVRDYIVEGNTLVYADIANGAVQAEDRYDELNTTFNQITLHANHEFNDRLRINGLIGTAESEFKNPIQNTFIGRANGVGFSWDYRGESDDVMLTFGDDAYTESAWELTGIRQRPQGTNNSFSNAAVDIEFDINAVFTIKGGISTKSFEFDSYQSRLSSENNHGVTIDGYLTSYDSGLGDGRAWLIPDRKALLADYPILDDTGEWELIPRQPDTFGVTEDTTSAFVQLDFATSLNDMPFSGDIGLRKFNTSQSSTGWYDVNGDGDKEQIWVDHSYDDLLPSANFRLEAMENVVLRFSASEGIARAGLQSLKADQAVRVDGSARAITGGNPLLEPTKATSYDAGIELYLSDTAAMTLTVFKKEIDSHVQSLKDQRTPAELGIPDEEVVSQCEQAGQVTADCNSSLLFDRTVPLNGPGGDLHGFEWGFQTTFGAFGEFWENVGIIANYTYVKTQVAYLDSDGNIDVIADLTNLSDVTSSATLYYEDTHFSARLALVERSDYLTDPRGRNGNIQHGTYGTSNLDFSAAYTLNDNFKLTFDAVNLTNEADDQWVDVNDKRLSYYHETGTQVYLGAQYKF, from the coding sequence ATGAAGCCATATGCAATTACCCCCCTGGCCGCCGCGGTGGCTATGAGCATCAGCACCTTGAGTCTTGCCGAGGAACAAGCACTGGAGGAAGTTTATGTCACGGGGTTTAAAGCCTCGCTGAAGAACTCGCTGGCAACCAAACAACAGGCAAATGGCGTTGTAGATGCTATCTACGCTGAAGATATCGCCGATTTCCCCGACAACAACCTCGCAGAATCACTGCAGCGTATTCCTGGTGTCGCGGTGTCGCGCGCAGGTGGCGAGGGCCGACAAATTACGGTACGCGGCCTGGGTCCGGCTTTTACCCGCGTACGCATCAATGGTATGGAAGCGATGTCCAGTACCGGTGGTACCGACGCGGTAGGCGGCAACAACCGTGGTCGGTCGTTTGATTTCAACACATTTTCTTCTGATCTATTTAGCAACCTGATCGTGCGAAAAACCAACTCAGGTGAAGTGGAAGAAGGCTCTCTGGGCGCGACGGTAGATTTGCGCACTGCCCGACCAATGGACTTTGATGGTTTCACCCTTTCTGTGTCTGCTCAGGCAGGCTATAACGATAAATCTGAAGAAATCGACCCCAAACTCTCCGTTTTGGTCAGCCACCATTTAACAGATACTTTCGGTGCCTTGTTTTCGGTGTCCTATGCTGATCGAAAAATTATTGATGAAGGCAACAGTACCGTGCGCTGGTCCAATGCAGAAGATTTTGGCAGCTACCAGGGCGACCCGAATGCAGCGGAGCTTGAATACCTGAATGGCGACGACGCACCATTTCATCCACGTATTCCACGCTACGATTCCTATACCCATAACATTACCCGCACCGGCGCCGCGTTGAGCTTGCAATGGCAACCAGCGACAAACACGGAGTTCGTATTGGACACGCTCTATTCTGAGCACGACGCATCACGTCGCGAAGTCTTTATGCAGGGCGTGGGCAACAGCACAAGCACCGTAGCCAATTATGACGTCCGCGATTACATCGTAGAAGGCAATACGCTGGTCTACGCCGATATCGCCAATGGCGCCGTACAGGCTGAAGACCGCTACGACGAACTGAACACCACATTCAATCAAATTACCTTACATGCGAACCATGAATTTAATGATCGCTTGCGTATCAACGGGCTTATAGGAACCGCTGAATCTGAATTTAAAAACCCGATCCAAAACACCTTTATTGGCCGCGCCAATGGCGTTGGTTTTAGCTGGGATTATCGCGGCGAAAGCGACGATGTCATGCTCACATTTGGCGATGACGCTTACACCGAATCCGCATGGGAACTGACCGGAATACGTCAGCGACCGCAGGGAACTAACAATAGTTTTTCTAATGCCGCCGTCGACATCGAATTTGATATCAACGCGGTGTTTACCATTAAGGGTGGCATAAGCACCAAATCGTTTGAGTTTGATTCGTACCAATCCCGTCTCAGCTCCGAGAATAATCACGGTGTGACTATTGATGGCTATCTCACGAGTTACGATTCCGGCCTGGGAGATGGCAGAGCTTGGCTTATCCCTGATCGCAAAGCCCTACTCGCGGATTATCCAATCTTGGATGACACCGGTGAATGGGAACTGATACCACGACAACCGGATACATTCGGCGTAACCGAAGACACCACCTCCGCTTTTGTACAACTTGATTTCGCCACATCGCTAAATGATATGCCTTTTAGTGGTGACATCGGCTTGCGCAAGTTTAATACCAGTCAATCGTCAACCGGCTGGTACGATGTCAACGGCGACGGCGACAAAGAACAAATATGGGTAGATCACAGCTACGACGATTTACTGCCTTCAGCAAATTTCAGACTCGAAGCCATGGAAAATGTGGTGCTGCGATTCAGCGCTTCAGAAGGTATCGCGCGCGCTGGCCTGCAATCGTTAAAAGCGGATCAAGCAGTGCGCGTCGATGGTAGTGCCCGTGCAATTACCGGCGGGAACCCACTCCTGGAACCCACTAAAGCCACCAGCTACGACGCAGGTATCGAACTCTACCTGAGCGACACCGCGGCCATGACGCTAACCGTATTTAAAAAAGAAATCGATAGTCATGTACAAAGTCTGAAAGACCAAAGAACCCCCGCCGAACTCGGTATTCCGGATGAGGAAGTTGTAAGCCAGTGTGAACAGGCCGGGCAGGTTACCGCAGACTGTAACTCGTCGTTACTGTTTGACCGCACAGTACCACTCAACGGCCCGGGTGGCGATCTTCACGGTTTTGAATGGGGCTTCCAAACCACATTTGGCGCATTCGGCGAATTCTGGGAAAACGTCGGTATTATTGCGAACTATACCTACGTTAAGACACAGGTCGCGTATCTGGATAGCGACGGCAATATCGATGTAATCGCCGACCTGACCAATTTGTCCGATGTGACATCCAGCGCGACCTTGTACTACGAAGATACTCATTTCAGCGCGCGTCTCGCACTGGTGGAGCGCAGTGACTATCTCACCGACCCCCGCGGTCGCAATGGCAATATTCAGCACGGTACTTACGGCACCAGCAACCTGGATTTTTCTGCGGCCTACACACTTAACGACAATTTCAAGCTCACGTTCGACGCAGTCAACCTTACCAACGAAGCAGATGACCAGTGGGTAGATGTGAACGATAAACGTCTTTCCTACTATCACGAGACCGGAACCCAAGTGTACCTGGGGGCACAGTATAAGTTTTAA
- a CDS encoding DUF4861 family protein, with protein sequence MTTNWLKPFSIVGASLLIQSCMQQQTTHEQVNTLQTRSIAVLEVANPSAFERPSEQIYLSFKQLGIARTNALVVRDKKAQLPLDIIDKDGDGNEDGIVILVSLKSGATKELEISRAAAPISRRDQKLTQAEISRKHGGNWYTHPKKPEFKAYDGGTFENVTQLTPPDFYTDHSNWIRYEGPGIESDKMAYRVYLDERNGFDVFGKITPQPILQRVGLDGYESYHSMTEWGMDLLKVGDSLGAGGFGFWQNYQVQASIPAETRTATIRNNTNTYSSFSIDYQNVHIGQNQLNISALLSMQAGSELVHTRLALSNASNDFVIGTVKHPNTELLLGDMNIPGDSYTYLASWGPQSLDGGQLGLAVLFRKRDFNKVVDDEKSYAAHMKTRGNQLDYYFVAVWDGETQEPIKSADQFSAFLRRETEKLTQPIRVRLQTSHTKETRAQISRQSAKAALHWSEWMADSELQRKTLKYHAGGWDTNRRRVPKFEYDIVGILPLAYARLGAALNNPDYTDVLEKVTGSYIRSDGSIIAYNSENFNIDSVAPGRAVLALYKKTQNQKYRLAADRLREQLRHHPKTREGAFWHKKKYPGQLWLDGVYMGMPFLAEYTTLFEQGAALDEVVQEFILTRKYLRDEKTGLYYHAIDETLQQDWADPTTGLSPEFWGRGVGWLAMALVDTLEYLPADKPELTAPLQDMITELASALVKYRDPNTGLWWQIMDKPNKRGNYLESSASAMFVYFFAKALNRGYLPDTYTNVATSAYDSLVKEFITVNADATISMTNQCLVAGLGFGRDGSYNYYMSEQIVADDPKGTAPFIMAGLEVAQIQN encoded by the coding sequence GTGACAACAAACTGGCTTAAACCTTTTTCAATTGTCGGCGCATCGCTGTTAATACAATCGTGTATGCAGCAGCAAACAACACACGAACAAGTAAATACCCTGCAAACACGTAGCATTGCTGTGCTGGAGGTAGCCAACCCCTCGGCATTTGAGCGACCGTCAGAACAGATATACTTGAGTTTTAAGCAACTGGGTATTGCACGCACGAACGCATTGGTCGTGCGTGATAAAAAAGCACAGCTGCCACTCGATATTATCGATAAAGACGGAGACGGCAACGAAGATGGCATTGTTATTCTTGTGAGCCTGAAAAGCGGCGCAACCAAAGAACTGGAAATTTCACGCGCAGCAGCCCCCATTTCGCGGCGCGACCAAAAACTAACGCAAGCGGAAATATCGAGAAAACACGGTGGAAATTGGTACACACACCCCAAAAAACCTGAATTCAAAGCCTACGATGGCGGAACCTTTGAAAATGTCACGCAACTGACACCACCCGATTTTTATACGGATCATTCCAACTGGATACGGTATGAAGGGCCTGGAATAGAATCGGACAAAATGGCGTATCGGGTCTACCTGGATGAGCGCAATGGCTTCGATGTATTCGGCAAAATAACCCCTCAACCGATTTTGCAACGGGTTGGGCTGGACGGCTACGAGTCTTACCACAGCATGACTGAATGGGGTATGGACCTGTTAAAAGTGGGCGATTCTCTAGGCGCGGGTGGATTTGGCTTCTGGCAAAATTACCAGGTGCAAGCATCCATTCCCGCCGAAACACGCACAGCGACGATCCGCAACAATACGAACACCTACTCATCATTTTCTATCGACTATCAAAACGTTCACATTGGACAAAACCAACTCAATATATCGGCGCTGCTTTCCATGCAAGCTGGCAGCGAGTTGGTTCATACGCGGCTGGCACTCTCCAATGCGAGTAACGATTTTGTTATAGGTACCGTAAAACACCCCAATACAGAATTACTGCTGGGAGATATGAATATTCCAGGCGATAGTTATACCTATCTCGCGAGTTGGGGGCCTCAGTCACTGGATGGAGGCCAACTTGGCTTGGCCGTCCTGTTTCGCAAGCGCGACTTTAACAAGGTTGTTGACGATGAAAAATCTTACGCGGCACACATGAAAACTCGAGGTAACCAATTGGACTACTACTTTGTTGCGGTCTGGGATGGAGAAACCCAAGAGCCGATAAAATCGGCTGACCAATTCAGTGCTTTTCTCAGGAGGGAAACAGAAAAGCTGACTCAACCTATTCGTGTGCGTTTGCAAACAAGCCATACCAAAGAGACCCGCGCACAAATATCCAGACAATCCGCAAAAGCGGCGTTACATTGGAGCGAGTGGATGGCAGACTCAGAGCTGCAACGGAAAACACTGAAATACCACGCGGGAGGGTGGGATACCAATCGACGACGTGTACCTAAATTTGAATACGATATTGTCGGCATCTTACCCCTAGCCTATGCGCGGTTGGGGGCAGCACTGAATAACCCAGACTATACTGATGTTCTTGAGAAAGTGACGGGATCTTACATTCGCAGCGACGGCAGCATTATCGCCTACAATTCCGAAAATTTTAATATCGACAGCGTAGCGCCCGGTAGAGCGGTACTCGCGTTGTACAAAAAAACTCAAAATCAGAAATACAGATTAGCGGCTGACCGGTTGCGCGAGCAGCTGCGACATCACCCGAAAACCCGCGAGGGCGCTTTCTGGCATAAGAAAAAATACCCCGGTCAACTCTGGTTGGACGGGGTATATATGGGTATGCCTTTTCTCGCCGAATATACCACCCTGTTCGAGCAAGGTGCCGCATTAGACGAGGTCGTACAGGAATTCATCCTTACCCGTAAATATTTGCGGGATGAAAAAACCGGGCTTTATTATCACGCTATTGACGAAACCCTTCAGCAGGACTGGGCAGATCCCACGACAGGGCTCTCTCCCGAGTTTTGGGGTAGAGGCGTAGGCTGGCTGGCCATGGCTCTAGTAGATACACTTGAATATCTGCCAGCCGATAAACCTGAGTTAACTGCGCCACTGCAGGACATGATTACAGAGCTGGCGAGCGCGCTTGTAAAGTACCGCGATCCAAATACAGGTTTGTGGTGGCAAATTATGGACAAGCCCAATAAACGGGGCAATTATCTGGAATCCAGCGCATCGGCCATGTTTGTGTATTTTTTTGCGAAAGCGTTAAATCGGGGCTATTTACCCGATACCTACACAAACGTAGCCACTAGCGCTTACGATTCACTGGTGAAAGAATTTATTACGGTTAATGCTGATGCCACCATCAGCATGACCAACCAATGCCTGGTAGCGGGACTCGGTTTCGGCCGAGATGGGAGCTACAACTACTATATGAGCGAGCAAATTGTCGCTGATGATCCAAAAGGCACAGCGCCTTTTATTATGGCGGGGCTTGAAGTGGCCCAAATACAGAACTGA
- the kduI gene encoding 5-dehydro-4-deoxy-D-glucuronate isomerase: protein MTISIEERFAVHKNDYKNYDTSKLRENFLIESVFKPNEICLTYTHYDRIIVGGIYPVDNVLHLESVDQLKSDAFLARRELAAINIGGEGIVTVDGEKYTIAAKEAIYIGKGAQQVSFASATASEPAKFYMNSAPAHQQFPTKKVGKADANVLSLGDATTCNERNIYQLVIGGVVETCQLQMGMTELKPGSIWNTMPMHTHSRRMEAYFYFNLPEEHAVCHFMGPAEETRHIWVANEQAVVSPPWSMHSGVGTANYTFIWGMAGENLDYTDMDFHNPADLK, encoded by the coding sequence ATGACCATCTCCATTGAAGAACGATTCGCCGTCCACAAAAATGATTATAAGAACTACGATACCAGTAAGCTCCGGGAAAACTTTCTCATCGAGTCTGTGTTCAAGCCAAATGAAATATGCCTTACTTACACGCACTACGACCGAATTATTGTCGGCGGCATCTACCCAGTAGATAACGTGCTCCATCTCGAATCTGTCGATCAATTAAAATCCGACGCGTTCCTTGCCCGCCGTGAACTTGCAGCAATCAATATTGGCGGCGAAGGCATTGTGACAGTTGACGGAGAGAAATACACAATTGCCGCAAAAGAGGCCATTTATATCGGCAAAGGCGCGCAGCAAGTAAGCTTTGCCAGCGCAACTGCCAGCGAGCCGGCAAAGTTTTATATGAACTCAGCCCCCGCGCACCAGCAATTCCCGACCAAAAAAGTTGGCAAAGCAGATGCGAATGTACTGTCGCTCGGTGATGCCACCACCTGTAACGAGCGCAACATCTATCAACTGGTGATAGGCGGCGTTGTAGAAACATGTCAATTGCAAATGGGTATGACAGAGCTAAAACCAGGAAGCATCTGGAATACCATGCCGATGCACACCCACAGCCGTCGCATGGAGGCATATTTCTATTTCAATTTACCTGAAGAACACGCCGTGTGTCACTTTATGGGGCCAGCTGAAGAGACTCGCCACATCTGGGTCGCTAACGAACAAGCCGTGGTATCACCACCCTGGTCTATGCACTCCGGTGTCGGCACCGCGAATTACACATTTATTTGGGGAATGGCTGGGGAAAACCTGGACTATACCGATATGGACTTTCACAACCCGGCAGACCTCAAATAA
- a CDS encoding gluconate 5-dehydrogenase: MSTALFNLEGKVALVTGATHGLGMAMGKGLAKAGARLVINGHSSQDKIDSALEDYRNHGINALGYRFDVTNETQVADALEAIEKDVGPVDILVNNAGIIRRTPLLEMPLEEWELVLKTDLTGVFTMTRPVAKSMIGRGKGKIINICSMMSELGRNSVGAYAAAKGGLKMLTRNMATEWAKYNIQVNGIGPGYFATSQTAPIRVDGNPMNEFIISRTPAGKWGDPDDLQGATIFLASDASNFVTGQILYVDGGILATIGRPSNEA, translated from the coding sequence ATGAGCACGGCGCTATTTAATCTCGAAGGTAAGGTAGCCCTTGTCACGGGCGCGACCCACGGGTTGGGCATGGCCATGGGAAAAGGCCTCGCCAAGGCCGGAGCAAGACTTGTCATTAATGGTCATTCCTCTCAGGATAAGATCGACAGTGCACTTGAGGATTATCGTAATCACGGCATTAATGCGCTCGGTTATCGTTTTGACGTCACCAACGAAACGCAAGTTGCAGACGCCCTTGAGGCTATTGAAAAGGACGTTGGACCTGTTGATATTCTGGTAAATAACGCAGGTATTATTCGCCGAACCCCGCTTTTGGAAATGCCACTCGAAGAATGGGAACTTGTATTAAAAACGGATTTAACTGGCGTGTTTACCATGACCCGACCAGTAGCCAAAAGCATGATCGGCAGAGGCAAAGGGAAAATTATCAACATCTGTTCCATGATGAGCGAGTTGGGTCGAAACTCGGTAGGCGCATATGCTGCAGCAAAAGGCGGCCTGAAAATGCTAACCCGCAATATGGCGACAGAATGGGCGAAGTACAATATTCAGGTTAACGGCATTGGCCCCGGTTATTTCGCTACCAGCCAGACTGCACCTATTCGAGTAGACGGTAACCCGATGAACGAGTTTATCATCAGCCGCACGCCGGCAGGAAAGTGGGGAGACCCCGACGACCTGCAAGGCGCGACTATTTTTCTCGCGTCAGACGCCAGTAATTTTGTTACCGGGCAAATTCTCTATGTGGATGGTGGAATCCTGGCAACAATTGGCAGGCCGTCAAACGAAGCCTAA
- a CDS encoding RICIN domain-containing protein: protein MRPILIFRLLMLIVFSSICYRGYALEDGIYLIKSKISDKPIEVADASLSEGANIQQWSDDNGSHQHWQISSVGDGIYSIVNANSGMAMEVYNFDTTDGANIVQWTYWAGETQHWYINDLGNGYSSIVNVYSDKSLDLYNFDTSDGANIAQWSHWGGDPQQWVFSPVVTPPNTLVLEENNAGFCRVDGSIDSNNTGFTGSGFANTDNQLGTGVEWAINVSTAGTYSFEWRFANGSTTARPGTLTVDGALVGSVNFPATGSWASWTASETAATWLSQGYHVVRLEATSNAGLANIDSLSITGASLSAEVCDFGSTPTPTPPPEDIVFATPSLNSISVHDPSVIAAEGEFYIFGSHLSVARSGDMQNWVRVADGVNAQNPIFNNVVTELQEALSWAETNTLWAPDVASVNGRYLMYYNACRGDSPLSALGIASASNVGGPYTDQGIILRSGMWGQPSADGTTYDANVHPNVVDPAVFFDQNGRLWMMYGSYSGGIFIMQLDPSTGFPYGGQGYGKHLMGGNHARIEGAYVIYSPETGFYYMFSSYGGLSADGGYNIRVSRSANPDGPYYDSNGTNMASVKGAAGTVFDDASIAPHGVKLMGNYVFSGTNDTLGYVSPGHNSAWRDPATGQYFLLFHTRFPGRGEQHAVRVHEFFFNESGWPVVSPLRYAKKVDVNNSNRSFEQLQAVYAFEVPGTYQLINHGKDISAAIKQSTNIQLNGGGTISGSAGGSWSYSQGERAISLVIAGTRYSGVVSRQWNQVRSRFEVTFSALSNDGTAVWGIRSN from the coding sequence ATGAGACCAATACTGATTTTCCGTTTGCTGATGTTAATAGTGTTTTCTTCCATTTGTTACAGAGGTTATGCATTGGAAGATGGAATCTATTTAATAAAATCTAAAATAAGTGACAAGCCGATTGAAGTGGCTGACGCCAGCCTGTCGGAGGGCGCAAATATCCAGCAGTGGTCTGACGACAATGGAAGTCATCAGCACTGGCAGATATCCAGCGTTGGTGATGGAATTTACTCTATTGTTAATGCCAACAGCGGCATGGCGATGGAAGTGTATAACTTTGATACCACCGATGGTGCGAACATTGTTCAGTGGACATATTGGGCTGGTGAAACCCAGCACTGGTACATCAACGATCTTGGGAATGGTTATTCAAGCATCGTTAATGTTTATTCCGATAAATCGCTTGATTTATATAATTTTGATACGAGTGATGGAGCCAATATTGCGCAATGGTCTCATTGGGGAGGCGATCCACAGCAATGGGTTTTTAGCCCAGTTGTTACGCCGCCGAATACGCTGGTTCTTGAAGAAAATAACGCAGGATTTTGTCGTGTTGATGGAAGCATCGACAGTAACAATACGGGTTTTACCGGAAGCGGATTTGCGAACACAGACAATCAGCTTGGTACAGGCGTGGAGTGGGCGATCAACGTTTCCACTGCCGGTACCTATAGTTTTGAATGGCGATTTGCCAACGGCAGTACCACGGCGCGGCCTGGAACCCTAACTGTTGATGGTGCTTTAGTTGGCAGCGTAAATTTTCCAGCTACAGGCTCTTGGGCGTCCTGGACAGCTAGCGAAACAGCGGCCACCTGGTTGAGCCAGGGCTACCATGTTGTTCGGTTGGAAGCAACTTCAAATGCAGGCTTGGCGAACATCGACAGCTTGAGTATAACAGGTGCAAGTCTGAGTGCTGAAGTTTGCGATTTCGGCAGCACGCCTACGCCGACCCCGCCACCTGAAGACATTGTTTTTGCTACGCCCAGTTTAAACTCCATTTCGGTACATGATCCTTCCGTAATCGCGGCAGAGGGAGAGTTTTACATTTTCGGTAGCCACCTTAGCGTTGCGCGCAGTGGGGATATGCAAAACTGGGTACGCGTGGCGGATGGCGTAAACGCACAAAATCCGATTTTTAACAATGTCGTTACCGAGCTGCAGGAAGCGTTAAGCTGGGCAGAAACTAACACCTTGTGGGCGCCAGATGTCGCTAGTGTAAACGGCCGCTATTTGATGTATTACAACGCCTGCCGTGGAGACTCACCTCTCTCTGCGCTGGGCATAGCAAGTGCATCCAACGTTGGGGGACCTTACACAGATCAGGGGATAATTCTGCGTTCGGGCATGTGGGGGCAGCCGAGTGCAGACGGTACAACTTACGACGCGAATGTCCATCCGAATGTCGTCGACCCTGCAGTATTTTTCGATCAGAACGGGCGCCTCTGGATGATGTACGGTTCTTATTCTGGCGGCATATTTATTATGCAGCTCGATCCATCTACGGGCTTCCCTTACGGTGGGCAAGGTTACGGCAAGCATTTGATGGGCGGTAATCATGCAAGGATTGAAGGAGCTTATGTCATCTATAGCCCGGAAACCGGCTTTTACTATATGTTTTCGAGTTATGGCGGACTGTCTGCAGATGGTGGCTATAATATTCGAGTTTCTCGCTCGGCCAATCCCGATGGTCCGTATTACGATTCGAACGGAACAAACATGGCTAGTGTAAAAGGCGCTGCGGGAACCGTATTTGACGACGCCAGTATTGCCCCCCACGGCGTAAAATTAATGGGTAACTATGTGTTCTCCGGTACCAACGACACTTTGGGTTACGTCTCTCCTGGGCATAATTCCGCGTGGCGTGACCCGGCAACAGGCCAATACTTTTTACTCTTTCACACCCGGTTTCCCGGCCGCGGTGAGCAGCATGCTGTTCGCGTTCACGAGTTCTTTTTTAACGAAAGCGGCTGGCCTGTCGTGTCGCCATTGCGCTACGCAAAAAAGGTAGATGTAAATAACAGTAACCGCAGTTTTGAGCAATTGCAGGCAGTGTATGCGTTCGAAGTTCCCGGCACCTATCAGCTGATAAATCACGGTAAGGATATTTCGGCAGCGATAAAACAGTCTACGAATATTCAATTAAACGGCGGCGGAACGATTAGTGGTAGTGCGGGTGGCAGTTGGAGTTACTCCCAAGGCGAGCGCGCTATTTCGTTAGTGATCGCTGGTACGCGCTATTCAGGCGTCGTGAGCCGTCAATGGAATCAGGTGCGCAGCCGCTTCGAAGTTACATTTAGCGCATTGTCTAATGATGGGACTGCTGTGTGGGGCATTCGCTCGAATTAA